The DNA sequence AtgtattcattttaaaaattataaaagtacGCCTCTAACTTATACAAAATTGCGAAAAAAAACCCACCAAAAAATTGCATTTTTATTCTTACCTCCTTCGACTTCGACTGACCGGTGCGCCAAACAAGTAAATGGCACTTCGGTGCGCTATGTATAACCGCGTACCGAATCCGTGCCTGTCTTCTCTTCATTGCCAATTCCTTCGTGACTTCATACATCTTACATGAACTTGCTACATTACTTGATTCTTTCAATATTTACCTGTACGTATTTaaatcttctaaattttaaacttcattttaaaaaataaaatataatctctcatcatttattttataaatgaaacaaaaactaaatataaaaaaattattcaatagtaaaaaatcaccctttatcttttaaaataaaatttaaaaatttaaaaaatccaaattCTAAGTATACATCTTTTCAAGTGATATACGAACATCATGATGGGTGGTCAAATGTTACTTTAGTATTTCCGAACATCATGATGATGATGCTATGCCATTATTAAATGTTCCATTTCCATTATATACGATACGATATACGAACTCCAATAACTTTTTGTCACCGCTCACCCCTTCGAAAAGACAGCTACACTACAACAAATTCTCTTAATATGGTTGGTGGGGTAGAAGTTGTGTTTTGTCTTAGCAATTGGGGTATTCAAAAATCAATTGACAAACTGAACAAAACCGCGAACATCCTTGAATGGCTTACAATCAACAGCAACAAGTAAACCACAAACTCCCACTATATATTTGAAGTATACGAGACACAAATACAAAGTCCAGCAATAACAATCATAGCATCCTAACACTATATAACAACATTCTCTCCAAAACATGTAGGGAAAATAGGAGAATGGGGACCAACAATTCAAACTACCAAGAccttaaaagagaaaaatgaattaAGCATCATAAAACAAAACCGCATGAACCCCACTATTTCAACAGACATTCTCCAACAAGAAAGCTTTCAGCTACTGCATAAATCATAATAGATAAACTTCTACTGCTGCTTGCACTCTGGAGGTCGCTCACCCTGTTGACCTTCACCAGCCGGTGCTCTTCCACCCTTCTGAAAATTTCCAGCCAAAGTTGAAACGAGTTAGAAAGAAGAAACTTATGGGCCTCAGCATCAAGCCCTATTTCATTTATAATTTAGATTACAAAATTGACTATCTTACCTTATGTGATGGCTGAAATGACATTCCAAACAAAATCATCGCCACAGTGGAGGTGATGGCAAGAAATAAAATACTTTAGtacaaaactaactaaataaataGAAGTGTTTCAGCATTTCAAACAATTAACATGAAGTACcttctttttggtcttggtttcttcatcctcatcctcatcatcctcatcctcatcttcctcatcatcatcatcctcttcaTCATCCTCCTCAATGtcgtcttcatcatcatcttccaGGTCTCCAAACTCCTCGCCTTGAATGGCCTCACCAGTAAACCATGACACGGCATGAGGTATAATCTTATCCCTTATTGTTGACCTGAACAAGTGTGATATGAGAGAATTCATCAATCCTGGATTCAGAAAACAATATTGAAAAATATCAGAGGGAATGGAAGGAAACAATTAAGCTCACCCAATGTCATAGTCTTGTTCCATCTGATTCTGAAGTTCCTCGGCCTGTTAAAGAGAACATTAATTAGCTCTGGCAAATAATCTGGTCATATCTACCAGCTTAACAGCAGGTTTTCAAATTTACAGATTTTTACTTCTGCTTGTGTTCCTCTTAAAGATTTAAACTAAAGACTTCCATAACAAATtactgtaaaataaaataaaataaaataaaagatttaccATATCTTCATCAatatcttcatcatcttcagGAACTTGTGGTGGATTgaagaaattgaagaaacttTCACAGTTTTCAGTCTTTGTAATAGGTTTTGCGTTCTTTGAACCCTTCTTGGGCTTTTTCTTAAGAATCTTCTGCGTCAAGCATTTCCCTGGGTGCCATTGAATTTCAGTCCTACAGGAAAAAGTAACCAccaaatttatttaagaaaaagccAACCCGTTGTGACACAATAAAGTTGTGGATAGCTAATAGTGCAATTGCAATAAAgtggaaaagggaaaaaaatagcTAACCCAATTGCTTTTTCCAATATTGGCTCATCCTCATCAATCATGTGATATGTTTTTGTCAAAACAGTGTTTGTGAAATAAGGATTAGTATCGAAATAAAACTCGAGCTTGAATCCTTTTGGGTTGTCTATCCTGCTCCACTTGATATCTTTGAGAAACTTGAGAGCACCTTCATCACGCTCTGAAATCTATTTCACAAAGACTTAAAATTAGACTTGGTTccaagacataaaaataaacatttaaaagaaaaaaggagTTGCTATTGAACAGAACCAACTAACCTCTTCAACTAACACTGAGACTTGGTTGcaagacataaaataaacatttaaaagaaaaaaaaatgagttaCTATTGAATAGAACCAACTAACCTCTTCAGCTAACACTTCATTGTTTTTCATTGCATTGAGCCAAAAAGCAGGTACTCCTTTTTCTacaaaaccaaatcaaaatgATCAGTGAATGAATTGAAATGCTATTTAAAGAAAAGGTGTGATCTTGTAATTAGTACCTTCATCCTCTTCAGCATCTGCAGTTTTCTCCTCTGCTATTCCTTCAACTTCAGTAACACCATTAACTATCTCAAAGCGCTGCATCCATTAAGAAATGGTTGAGGGATAcatatttttttccctttttccgGTAAAAGGATTACATAAAATAGAATGTAATCACATAAAACGGCTCCGCAGATCACAGTGTAATAAGATCCGCAGGTTCCTATCAAGATGTGAAACAAATGAACATTCTTGCTCTTGGTCCAATCATAGCATCATTGGTCATAGCTTGTAGCAACCAGCAACGTGGCATTGGACCCGGAGATAAAGATATACTGAACATCCATCATTGCAATAAAATTCAAAACCATGATGTTTGAATTCTAATATTGCAGATGAAAGAATTAAGTTTCACAAAGTATACAAAACAGACACAGTATGCAAAACCATATGCAACTTCACTCTCTACAGTCTACAACAACAGATTACTTAGGGTACCTTTGTATACAATGGCTGATACATTTTTTGGTACTTGGCCTCAAGAGCTGCCCTCTCCTCAAAAAATTTTGCCTCTAGCTCATCATGTTGACCCTGCAAAAAGTCCAAGTAACACAAGTACTCAACAATACTAATAATAACACCAAGTTAAACAATGAACACATATGAAGAAGAAATCTGAAAATCCCATGTAAGCTAGTAATACAGCAGTGAAAAACCTTCAGGAAGCAATGGCGTTTACCTGGATCTCTCTGAGGACCTCAACCCTCTTCCGCACACTAGGTGTCAGAGATTCTAGAACATCGGAGTGCTGCCCCGCGAGACTCTGTATCTTGTTCTGCACACACACAAAATGAGCAAAAGATTAAATTACTAAAAATCACATGATTCCACCAAAAGTTGGTAACCTAATTAAGGAAGCTAAATCCAAATGTTAAGACTCAAGTCCAAAGCAAGTCCAATTAGCATGCAGTTATATAGATATACCTTGAGAGCGTTAACAAGGTCGGCTCTGTTCTCTTGGATGAGAGCTTGAGCACGAAATGAAAGCAGAAGCGAGTCAGAAAAACAAAGACAGAAGAAAAATCAATAGAATCGGAGAATTGAAACGAAAATAAGAAACGACGAGTGAAGATAAGGTTGTGTACCAGTAGTGAGATCCGAAACGTTGAAGGCATCTTTGTCGTTGCTCATtgtgacgaagaagaagaagaagaagaagtgaataagaaaagaagaaggaggaggtaaAACCAAAAACCCTAGAGTAGAAGGGGAACGGAGAAAAAAGGGGGATGGGTTTCAGGGTCGCTAAATAACGTGGCCACCCTCGAATGAATCCTCTTCCTCTCAATTTTCTAAACCCTCTTACGCCTCCTCTATTTATTGCCTACTAGGgcttccttctttttttcttctcttaattttatttattagtttaaattaattattattgttatttgtaAAATTCATAAAAGTGTATTAGGTTTCCGTGGACATTCCTTTCTTGACAAGCTTTTATGGGGGCCCAACCAGCTTAGCCTGCTTCACAAAGCCTCTTCGTGTATGGCCCAGTCCCAGGAAAAAAATATTACCTAACCAGTATTTATTATTCAGACaaaaaaagtatttattatttaattaatttaaaacaattaactaACTTAGATTAATCGAGTGGTCAGTTCACTCgtctgcttaagcaagtgtcTATGATTCAAATCTCACCTTATATATACAGCAATTTATTAACTAACAATAAACTCTTAAATAGAACTCAAATCTACGATGAATCAGTCACTAACCTATTAAGTTAAAGAATACCATGAGCAGCTAAATTAACcatacattaaaaatttagaaCACATACAATTGAATTTAGGAATCATGAACGTGTATGTAATTAGTGTAGTAGTAGTATctactattattattaaataattaacatgTTTTATTAAAAATGTAAACTATTAAAATTGTGACGTCTGTGGTAACTTCACTATTAAATTACCTATACTGACTATAGTCACTAATTCATTTTATATTCGACATTTAGGCGCTAAATAGGATTAAGTGGTTAACTCATTTAGATCATTCATTTGGAGTTTAATATCTAGCAACACTAAATGGTGTTTAACTCATTTAGACATggtttaaaataagataaaaaataaaaatttatcaataattattttcatacgaagttgatagttaaaaattattaaataatttaataaatttgactaaattatcatctaacaaCTCTTGactattaacttcacataaagataactatatataaatattcactttaaaataaataaaattttcattcaaaaaaaaattaaaatatttaaagtcaaaAACAAATTAagagttttatttttaatttctagctaattatcttccacattctttatTCTCTTAGCAAACAAGAAGAATTGAACCCTCTACAAAActtctaaatataaaaaatagattcATAAGTCATAACAACCACCTACAAacaaattattagtttattacacaAATTCTACCAATGCACCTCAACTATTATTTTGAATCGATCATCTTAACCTTATTCTATGAGGATATATGTCcatcaataaagaaaaacaacTATTGCACCCTCTACTATTCTATTTAATATGTAAAGAAGGCAAAAAATGAGTAAATTTTTAAAGTGGTTCCTAAAATTACtgtcataaattaaaattatacctaaaattttaattgcactaattatatctttaaaattgataaaattatatagagaataattttttttaatttttgttatcaattaaataagtaaaatataatctataattctttaatatttttttgttttcttagttttatttataaaattaataataaagaatCACATTTTATCTTTGAatggagaaaaaaaaattgtggaTCCATAGACAATTAGACATGGCCATTCAAATTATaacaaatagtttttttttttgtgggtaGATTGAACAACCCCGATCCTAAGTATTGTCATTAGCCCATTCGAAACGGGAAATGGATTGGGCCCGGCCCAATGACAATTGTTGtgagaataaaaaaaaggaaaaaaagatgcAGCTAGCTACAAATACAATGCTCCCCCTCAAGAGTTGAACCCTGCAGTGGTTTACACTTTACAGTACTTGACTGTTGACTGAGCTCTACCACTGCTGTGACTTGTGAGGTGGTGTAGGAATTGAAAAGGGAGGGAAATCAAAACGTCCATTccgttaaaaaccctaaaattcattaaattccatttttgaaaaatattgaacAACATAAACCCTGCTATTGCAAAATGGTGTGAATCAGAATCACTAAGCTAGCTCGTTCATTTCGTGCACTGATTCAACTATCCAAAGTTACTTTCTTTTGCTATTTGGGCATAAAGGGGTGCTAGCCAACTTCCAAGTCTGAACCCTCGCTCAGAGACAGATAGCTTCTTCCATGGCGAGGATGCTTCGCAACGCTTCCATCATCAAGCGCACTCTGTTCCTCCCTCAGGTTCCCATACTTTGTTATGCTTTTTCCACTGTGATCggttatttaaattttcaattttttttcttgttcaaGATATGTCATAGTTCCTTTTTGCATTCTCCAGCTGATTTGAACTGcgctttataattttttttcctcaTGTTCGTTATGTTGCATAATCTGTGATGGCTTGGTTTTGTTTGCAGGGGTTTAAACTAGGAGTATTGGGCACTTCTCAGGCTCTAAGCTTTTCGTCTAAAGGTTCAAACTTTTG is a window from the Arachis hypogaea cultivar Tifrunner chromosome 1, arahy.Tifrunner.gnm2.J5K5, whole genome shotgun sequence genome containing:
- the LOC112697051 gene encoding nucleosome assembly protein 1;3 isoform X2 translates to MSNDKDAFNVSDLTTALIQENRADLVNALKNKIQSLAGQHSDVLESLTPSVRKRVEVLREIQGQHDELEAKFFEERAALEAKYQKMYQPLYTKRFEIVNGVTEVEGIAEEKTADAEEDEEKGVPAFWLNAMKNNEVLAEEISERDEGALKFLKDIKWSRIDNPKGFKLEFYFDTNPYFTNTVLTKTYHMIDEDEPILEKAIGTEIQWHPGKCLTQKILKKKPKKGSKNAKPITKTENCESFFNFFNPPQVPEDDEDIDEDMAEELQNQMEQDYDIGSTIRDKIIPHAVSWFTGEAIQGEEFGDLEDDDEDDIEEDDEEDDDDEEDEDEDDEDEDEETKTKKKVLHKGGRAPAGEGQQGERPPECKQQ
- the LOC112697051 gene encoding nucleosome assembly protein 1;2 isoform X3, which gives rise to MSNDKDAFNVSDLTTALIQENRADLVNALKNKIQSLAGQHSDVLESLTPSVRKRVEVLREIQGQHDELEAKFFEERAALEAKYQKMYQPLYTKRFEIVNGVTEVEGIAEEKTADAEEDEEKGVPAFWLNAMKNNEVLAEEISERDEGALKFLKDIKWSRIDNPKGFKLEFYFDTNPYFTNTVLTKTYHMIDEDEPILEKAIGTEIQWHPGKCLTQKILKKKPKKGSKNAKPITKTENCESFFNFFNPPQVPEDDEDIDEDMAEELQNQMEQDYDIGSTIRDKIIPHAVSWFTGEAIQGEEFGDLEDDDEDDIEEDDEEDDDDEEDEDEDDEDEDEETKTKKKKGGRAPAGEGQQGERPPECKQQ
- the LOC112697051 gene encoding nucleosome assembly protein 1;2 isoform X1 — protein: MSNDKDAFNVSDLTTALIQENRADLVNALKNKIQSLAGQHSDVLESLTPSVRKRVEVLREIQGQHDELEAKFFEERAALEAKYQKMYQPLYTKRFEIVNGVTEVEGIAEEKTADAEEDEEKGVPAFWLNAMKNNEVLAEEISERDEGALKFLKDIKWSRIDNPKGFKLEFYFDTNPYFTNTVLTKTYHMIDEDEPILEKAIGTEIQWHPGKCLTQKILKKKPKKGSKNAKPITKTENCESFFNFFNPPQVPEDDEDIDEDMAEELQNQMEQDYDIGSTIRDKIIPHAVSWFTGEAIQGEEFGDLEDDDEDDIEEDDEEDDDDEEDEDEDDEDEDEETKTKKKPSHKKGGRAPAGEGQQGERPPECKQQ